A stretch of Apis cerana isolate GH-2021 linkage group LG1, AcerK_1.0, whole genome shotgun sequence DNA encodes these proteins:
- the LOC107997506 gene encoding discoidin domain-containing receptor 2, translated as MRCTLTVVSLGVLLVTSAHGENTAKNVFGQCIFPLGMEEGKIPDDAITASSSYETKSVGPQNARIRQEKNGGAWCPKAQISSAIREYLEIDLTRDHLIAWTETQGRFGNGQGQEYAEAFFLEYWRDTKWHQYKNLKGDRVLRGNSNTYLVEKQKLDLPFVASKVRFVPYSQHPRTVCMRVEIYGCIWEQYVASYSMIKGSILGPGGKNIEDSSYDGIEIDSLLVNGLGQLTDGILGEVSEILTSSTNGTNWVGWSDRTTVQIIFSFQELREFENCSVHVARIPELEIETFSLMHIWFSSDGENYESEAEKLVGLIDASSSVAETISIPLQSRIGRFVKMEFDLAAKWLLLSEITFHTGSKSKSNDLNILNDRSFEMDQNQSELRIKSSNSLDSIILGFNVTTLYEIHENNSTPDAFPVGTSQTYIGLVSGLLTVFALFLTCTAFLIKQRGRNKVALLQKHTALLCDSSTPGIAISPKDVKLSNSIVTGLSLIRKPIIIAASDNLPTRSNTDLRRDSQTSVADSENNRNSTLYERTYNLFSEENLVVTKSNVSARISESCSDFKCNSSFMTSKSTEIIVPSTTYSSKKIFYSQSGKLNQRNYEGYYAATDILTKKKETSSTSSPFTPLQIREKSLCLLHTIESYNVQRISRHRLRILDKLGEGNFGLVHLCEAKGITNPEIEAIQNRQIVIVRSLWRGVVDSLRLDFTKDMHVLAMLQNSNIAKMIALVEEEPFGAIFEYGQFGDLPTFLENRENLDNKEDISYGSRLSFIIQIASGMKYLESMNIAHCDLAARNCIVCLDLKIKISDHAIYCNKYDHHYFIDEHNIKIPLRWMAWEAILLGKRSCRADVWSFAVTIWEIFQNCKEIPYADLTVTQILENYGHWYQRETSIDKEYDDNNDKRNQLRIPSQSNHCPDNLYRIMKKCWSTRVEERPSFEEIHLYLEKLAFD; from the exons ATGCGGTGCACGTTAACTGTCGTCTCATTAGGAGTGCTTCTGGTCACAAGTGCTCACGGAGAGAATACAGCCAAGAACGTTTTCg GTCAGTGTATCTTCCCACTTGGTAtggaggaaggaaaaattccAGATGATGCGATCACCGCTTCTTCTAGTTATGAAACAAAATCAGTGGGGCCTCAAAATGCACg AATACGACAAGAGAAAAATGGCGGTGCTTGGTGTCCAAAAGCGCAAATTAGCAGTGCGATACgggaatatttggaaattgatCTAACGAGAGATCATCTAATAGCATGGACTGAAACTCAAGGACGGTTTGGTAATGGTCAAGGCCAGGAATATGCAGAAGccttttttctcgaatattgGCGCGACACAAAATggcatcaatataaaaatttgaagggTGACAGA GTTTTACGTGGCAATAGTAACACTTATTTAGTCGAAAagcaaaaattagatttaccATTCGTCGCGAGCAAAGTTCGATTCGTACCTTACAGTCAACATCCACGGACGGTTTGTATGCGAGTTGAAATTTACGGATGCATATGGGAGC AGTATGTCGCGAGTTACAGTATGATTAAAGGATCAATTCTTGGTCCCGGagggaaaaatattgaagattcATCGTATGATGGTATTGAAATTGACTCTCTTCTTGTAAACGGCCTTGGTCAACTAACGGATGGTATATTAGGTGAAGTTTCCGAAATTCTCACCTCTTCGACAAATGGTACAAACTGGGTAGGCTGGTCAGACCGCACTACTGTtcagattattttttcttttcaagagTTACGagaattcgaaaattgttcTGTACATGTTGCGCGTATACCGGAACTAGAAATTGAG acATTTTCACTAATGCATATTTGGTTTTCCTCTGATGGAGAAAACTATGAATCAGAAGCAGAAAAATTGGTGGGTTTGATCGATGCTAGCTCGTCTGTTGCCGAAACAATTTCGATTCCTTTGCAATCTAGAATAGGACGATTTGTAAAAATGGAATTCGATCTTGCTGCGAAATGGTTGCTGCTTAGCGAAATCACCTTCCACACCg gtAGTAAGAGTAAATCaaatgatttgaatattttgaacgaTCGATCATTCGAAATGGATCAAAATCAAAGcgaattacgaataaaatctAGTAACTCCTTGGACTCAATAATATTGGGTTTTAATGTAACAACACTTTATGAAATTCATGAAAACAATTCGACACCAGATGCCTTTCCCGTTGGTACTTCCCAAACATATATTGGACTTGTTAGCGGTTTACTGACAGTGTTTGCTCTTTTTTTAACTTGTACAGCATTCTTGATCAAACAAAGAGGTCGTAACAAAGTAGCTTTGTTACAAAAGCATACGGCTCTACTCTGTGATTCATCTACACCGGGTATTGCGATCTCTCCGAAGGATGTTaaactttcaaattcaatCGTAACTGGATTATCATTAATTCGTAAACCTATCATTATTGCTGCTTCTGATAACTTGCCTACTCGATCCAATACAGATTTACGAAGAGATTCCCAAACTAGCGTGGCTGATTCCGAAAATAATCGCAATTCAACTTTATACGAAAGAACGTATAATCTGTTCTCTGAAGAAAATCTCGTAGTTACGAAATCAAATGTGTCCGCACGTATATCTGAATCATGTTCTG ATTTTAAATGCAACTCGAGCTTTATGACAAGCAAATCTACGGAAATTATAGTTCCATCTACAACATATTCatcgaaaaagatattttattcacaatcaggaaaattgaatcaaagaaattatgaaGGATATTATGCAGCAACGGATATTTTAACG aagaaaaaagaaacttcaTCAACTTCGAGTCCTTTCACACCACTTCAAATTCGTGAAAAAAGCCTATGCTTACTACATACCATTGAATCTTACAATGTCCAACGTATTTCTAGACATAGATTACGGATTTTAGATAAGCTTGGAGAAGGAAATTTCGGTTTG GTCCATTTATGTGAAGCAAAAGGAATTACCAATCCGGAAATAGAAGCGATTCAAAATCGacaaattgtaattgttaGATCTCTTTGGCGGGGAGTTGTAGATTCCTTAAG ATTGGATTTCACAAAAGATATGCACGTTTTGGCAATGCTTCAAAATTCGAACATAGCGAAGATGATAGCTTTAGTAGAAGAAGAACCATTCGGAGCTATATTCGAGTACGGTCAATTTGGAGATCTTCCTACTTTTTTAGAAAACCGTGAAAATTTGGATAACAAAGAAGATATTAG CTATGGCAGCcgtttaagttttattatccAAATTGCATCTGGTATGAAATATCTGGAATCCATGAATATTGCACATTGTGATTTAGCGGCtag aaattgcaTCGTTTGTctcgatttgaaaataaaaatatccgatCATgctatatattgtaataaatatgatcATCACTATTTCATCGatgaacataatataaaaattcctctTCGTTGGATGGCATGGGAAGCAATTTTAttg GGTAAACGTAGTTGTCGTGCCGATGTTTGGTCATTTGCTGTAACAATTtgggaaatttttcaaaattgtaaagaaatacCATATGCAGATTTAACAGTCAcacaaattttagaaaactaTGGTCATTGGTATCAAAGAGAAACGAGCATCGATAAAGaatatgatgataataatgataaaagaaatcaaCTTCGAATTCCTTCACAGTCTAATCATTGTCCGGATAATCTTTAtcgtataatgaaaaaatgttgGAGCACACGAGTTGAAGAGAGACCTAGTTTCGAAGAAATTCATCTATATCTCGAGAAATTAGCCTTCGATTGA
- the LOC107997540 gene encoding exopolyphosphatase PRUNE1 isoform X1: MESFLSTSKAVLSKLFNYKRIRIVLGNGTCDLDSAISTLIQAFSEYLDGIKNNEKDLAVIPLMNIPEKEYRLKTEVVFFMKRHSISSNLLIFRDQIDLKALKENVEIKLEIVLVDHHNLPNEDMYLMESIIKIIDHRPQDKRWPWTGRKVYLENVGSCATLVARNLFDKHPEVIDSQISSLLRGPILIDTYNLSKKVDRATSMDIEIIEALEKIGSLDLDRNKVFNEIFNAKSDISELTVDDLLIRDLKETSGVPITVLPILVKIYKEV; the protein is encoded by the exons ATGGAATCATTTCTATCTACATCGAAAGCAGTTCTG tcaaagctatttaattacaaaagaattCGCATCGTTTTGGGTAATGGAACTTGCGACTTAGATTCTGCCATATCAACATTAATTCAAGCTTTTTCTGAATATTTGGatggaataaaaaacaatgaaaaagattTGGCAGTTATTCCATTGATGAACATACCTGAAAAAGAATATCGGTTAAAAACGGAAGtcgtattttttatgaaacgtCATAGCATATCCTCTAATTTGCTCATATTTag ggatcaaatagatttgaaagctttaaaagaaaatgttgaaatcAAATTGGAAATCGTGCTTGTCGATCATCATAATCTTCCAAACGAAGATATGTATCTAATggaatctataattaaaataatcgatcacAGACCACAAGATAAACGATGGCCATGGACGGGCAGGAAAGTGTATTTGGAAAATGTAGGTAGCTGTGCAACTTTAGTGGcgcgaaatttatttgataaacatCCAGAAGTTATAGATTCACAGATATCGAGTCTTTTGCGAG GTCCTATTTTGAtcgatacatataatttatcgaaaaaagtcGATCGTGCTACTTCTAtggatattgaaattatagaagCTCTCGAAAAAATTGGATCATTAGATCTAGATAGGAATAAAGTATTTAACGAAATCTTCAATGCAAAATCTGATATTAGTGAATTAACTGTTGATGATCTTTTGATCAGAGATTTAAAAGAAACCTCTGGAGTGCCAATTACTGTATTGCCTATATTAGTgaag atttacaaGGAAGTTTAA
- the LOC107997540 gene encoding exopolyphosphatase PRUNE1 isoform X2 has product MESFLSTSKAVLSKLFNYKRIRIVLGNGTCDLDSAISTLIQAFSEYLDGIKNNEKDLAVIPLMNIPEKEYRLKTEVVFFMKRHSISSNLLIFRDQIDLKALKENVEIKLEIVLVDHHNLPNEDMYLMESIIKIIDHRPQDKRWPWTGRKVYLENVGSCATLVARNLFDKHPEVIDSQISSLLRGPILIDTYNLSKKVDRATSMDIEIIEALEKIGSLDLDRNKVFNEIFNAKSDISELTVDDLLIRDLKETSGVPITVLPILVKVK; this is encoded by the exons ATGGAATCATTTCTATCTACATCGAAAGCAGTTCTG tcaaagctatttaattacaaaagaattCGCATCGTTTTGGGTAATGGAACTTGCGACTTAGATTCTGCCATATCAACATTAATTCAAGCTTTTTCTGAATATTTGGatggaataaaaaacaatgaaaaagattTGGCAGTTATTCCATTGATGAACATACCTGAAAAAGAATATCGGTTAAAAACGGAAGtcgtattttttatgaaacgtCATAGCATATCCTCTAATTTGCTCATATTTag ggatcaaatagatttgaaagctttaaaagaaaatgttgaaatcAAATTGGAAATCGTGCTTGTCGATCATCATAATCTTCCAAACGAAGATATGTATCTAATggaatctataattaaaataatcgatcacAGACCACAAGATAAACGATGGCCATGGACGGGCAGGAAAGTGTATTTGGAAAATGTAGGTAGCTGTGCAACTTTAGTGGcgcgaaatttatttgataaacatCCAGAAGTTATAGATTCACAGATATCGAGTCTTTTGCGAG GTCCTATTTTGAtcgatacatataatttatcgaaaaaagtcGATCGTGCTACTTCTAtggatattgaaattatagaagCTCTCGAAAAAATTGGATCATTAGATCTAGATAGGAATAAAGTATTTAACGAAATCTTCAATGCAAAATCTGATATTAGTGAATTAACTGTTGATGATCTTTTGATCAGAGATTTAAAAGAAACCTCTGGAGTGCCAATTACTGTATTGCCTATATTAGTgaaggtaaaataa